The region CCGCGACCAGCGCCTGCCCTGGTTCGAGGAACGCGGTGAGCGCGACCTGTGGCGCCTTTCGGTGCCGCAGACGGCGCCGGCGCTCGACCTGCCGGAGCCGCCGTTGATCGAATGGCACGGCGGCGAGCGCTGGGTGCGCGCGGGCGCGAGCGATGCGCAGCGCCTGCGGGACGCCGCCGCCGCCGCGGGCGGCCACGCCACGCTCTTCCGGGCAGGCAGCAGCCCGGCGGGCACGCCGCGTTTCGCCGCGCTGCCGTCGCCGCTCGACCGCATTCACCGCGAATTGAAACGCCAGTTCGACCCCGCGGGCATCTTCAATCCCGGCCGCCTGATCCCGGAGTCCTGAGCGCGATGCAAACCCACCTGGCCGACGAATACAAGGACACGCCCGAGGGACGCGAGGCCGAAGCGATCCTGCGCAAGTGCGTGCACTGCGGCTTCTGCACCGCCACCTGCCCGACCTACCAGGTGCTGGGCGACGAGCTCGACGGCCCGCGCGGCCGGATCTACCTGATCAAGCAGGTGCTGGAGGGCGAAGCCCCGACGCGCAGCACGCAGCTGCACCTGGACCGGTGCCTCACCTGCCGCAACTGCGAGACGACCTGCCCGAGCGGCGTGGAGTACGGGCACCTGGTGGACATCGGGCGCCGCATCGTCGAGGCGAAGGTGCCGCGCGGCGCGGGCTCGCGCGCCATTCGCAGCGCGCTCGGCGAAGGCCTCAGCTCGCCACTCTTCTCGCCCGCCATGAAGCTCGGCCAGGCGGTACGCGGCCTGCTGCCGCAGTCGCTGCGCGCCAAGGTGCCGCCGCGGCAGCAGGCGGGTCGCCGTCCCGTGCGCGAGCACCCGCGAAAGATGCTGATGCTCGAAGGCTGCGTCCAGCCCGCGATGATGCCCAACATCAACAACGCCACGGCGCGCGTGCTGGATGCGGCTGGCATCCAGGTCGTCGGGGCGGCCGGCGCGGGCTGCTGCGGCGCGGTGAAGTTCCACCTGAACGACCAGGACGGCGGCAAGGCGCAGATGCGGGCCAAC is a window of Caenimonas aquaedulcis DNA encoding:
- the glcF gene encoding glycolate oxidase subunit GlcF, whose amino-acid sequence is MQTHLADEYKDTPEGREAEAILRKCVHCGFCTATCPTYQVLGDELDGPRGRIYLIKQVLEGEAPTRSTQLHLDRCLTCRNCETTCPSGVEYGHLVDIGRRIVEAKVPRGAGSRAIRSALGEGLSSPLFSPAMKLGQAVRGLLPQSLRAKVPPRQQAGRRPVREHPRKMLMLEGCVQPAMMPNINNATARVLDAAGIQVVGAAGAGCCGAVKFHLNDQDGGKAQMRANIDAWWPHVASGQVEALVMNASGCGVTVKEYGHHLKDDPAYAQKAQRISELTRDLSELLPDIAAALQGRVRAADGTLAFHPPCTLQHGQQLRGGVEQHLRALGFDIRVATNESHLCCGSAGTYSVLHPDIAGQLRDRKLGHLGELQPAAIVSANIGCITHLQGGTATPVRHWVEVLDEALPPS